From a single Coriobacteriaceae bacterium genomic region:
- a CDS encoding phenylalanine--tRNA ligase beta subunit-related protein yields MKSFIAEDSFWELFPQAAVGVVVVEGMKPTAQIPQEDVDAIAALLDRANIDAERHLTSDTISENAPVRAWREAYRLFKTKKGARCSIENLLKRVLKGKPVGHITPAVDIYNTVSLTYALPVGGEDLHAIEGDLRLKVTDGGDAFLPLGEETDDPTLPGELAYIDDAGAVCRCWNWRDGVRTALSDDSADAFLAIECVEPERMGDCQAAIDRLAELLERYLGATVVIKTLVTRDNPCVEL; encoded by the coding sequence ATGAAGAGCTTTATTGCCGAGGATTCATTCTGGGAGCTGTTTCCGCAGGCAGCGGTCGGTGTTGTGGTCGTGGAGGGCATGAAGCCCACGGCTCAGATTCCTCAAGAGGACGTGGATGCGATTGCGGCGTTGCTCGACCGCGCCAATATCGATGCGGAGCGTCATCTGACCAGCGACACTATCAGCGAGAACGCACCGGTCAGGGCATGGCGCGAGGCCTATCGTCTGTTCAAGACCAAGAAAGGCGCGCGCTGCTCGATCGAGAACTTGCTCAAACGCGTGCTCAAAGGCAAGCCGGTGGGCCACATTACGCCCGCGGTGGATATTTACAACACGGTGTCGCTGACCTACGCGCTGCCCGTGGGAGGCGAGGATCTGCATGCGATCGAGGGGGACCTTCGCCTGAAGGTGACCGACGGTGGCGATGCGTTCTTGCCGCTTGGCGAGGAGACGGACGATCCGACGCTGCCCGGCGAGCTCGCCTACATCGATGATGCGGGCGCTGTGTGCCGCTGCTGGAACTGGCGCGACGGCGTTCGCACGGCGCTGTCCGATGATTCGGCCGATGCGTTCCTAGCGATTGAGTGCGTGGAGCCCGAGCGGATGGGGGATTGCCAGGCTGCGATCGATCGCTTAGCCGAGCTGCTTGAGCGCTATCTGGGAGCGACGGTTGTCATTAAGACGCTTGTGACCCGCGACAATCCTTGCGTGGAGCTGTAG
- a CDS encoding MarR family transcriptional regulator, with the protein MQQSDETRFEDFVGLISGLYKEIQRIKTSEGARLGLKGSDVMCLYYLERSKDGLTGADLARMAGVTRAAVSRTLAHLEEGGYVEVDDSGDAAVKYRAPVRLTALGGESMSEADRIIREVLDTTGKAMGVEQREQMYASLRTILDTLREI; encoded by the coding sequence ATGCAGCAGAGCGACGAGACACGTTTCGAGGACTTTGTCGGACTGATCAGCGGTCTCTACAAGGAGATCCAGCGCATTAAGACGTCTGAGGGCGCAAGGCTGGGCCTCAAGGGCTCCGACGTTATGTGCCTGTACTATCTTGAGCGCAGCAAGGACGGCCTGACTGGTGCCGACCTGGCTCGCATGGCAGGCGTGACCCGCGCCGCCGTCTCGCGTACGCTCGCGCATCTGGAGGAGGGCGGCTACGTCGAAGTCGATGATTCGGGCGATGCCGCCGTTAAGTATCGTGCTCCGGTTCGCCTGACCGCTCTGGGCGGCGAGAGCATGAGCGAGGCGGACCGCATCATTCGCGAGGTGCTCGATACCACCGGTAAGGCTATGGGTGTGGAGCAGCGCGAGCAGATGTATGCATCGCTGCGTACGATTCTCGACACCCTGCGCGAGATCTAA
- a CDS encoding DegV family protein — translation MSIRIITDSASDMSPAEHPALRVLPLSVTFGTDVYMDGVDIDHQRFYEMLVERDELPKTGQVNPYAFSQTIAEAREAGDEAVIITVGAKLSGTNQSARTALAEAPGGDVFVVDSNNVTLGERVLVEYALRLVDEGRSAAQIAAAVEAVRDRVVVIGLLETLEYLVRGGRLSAAAGAVGTLLNVKPVVAAEDGLIVQLGKARGSKNGRNLLNQKVEKAGGVDFSMPLALGYTGLSDAVLKKYIEDSAALWAGHTEGELSIHTIGATIGTHVGPGAVAVAFFRPAN, via the coding sequence ATGTCCATTCGTATTATTACCGATTCCGCAAGCGATATGTCGCCGGCGGAGCACCCCGCTCTGCGTGTTTTGCCGCTGTCCGTCACCTTTGGCACCGATGTGTATATGGATGGCGTCGACATCGATCATCAGCGCTTTTACGAGATGCTCGTGGAGCGCGATGAGCTGCCCAAGACCGGCCAGGTCAACCCGTACGCGTTTTCGCAGACGATTGCCGAGGCACGTGAGGCCGGCGACGAGGCAGTGATTATTACCGTGGGCGCCAAGCTTTCGGGCACCAATCAGAGTGCCCGTACCGCACTTGCCGAGGCGCCGGGCGGCGACGTGTTCGTGGTGGACAGCAATAACGTCACCCTGGGCGAGCGTGTCCTGGTCGAGTATGCGTTGCGCTTGGTGGACGAGGGCCGTAGTGCGGCCCAGATCGCGGCGGCCGTCGAGGCAGTCCGTGACCGCGTGGTGGTTATCGGTCTGCTTGAGACGCTGGAGTACTTGGTGCGCGGCGGTCGCCTGTCTGCTGCGGCCGGCGCTGTGGGCACGTTGCTCAACGTAAAGCCCGTTGTGGCCGCCGAGGACGGCCTGATCGTGCAGCTGGGCAAGGCGCGCGGTTCCAAGAACGGTCGTAACCTGCTCAACCAGAAGGTAGAAAAGGCGGGCGGCGTCGACTTTTCCATGCCGCTGGCGCTGGGCTATACAGGCCTTTCGGACGCCGTGCTCAAGAAATATATCGAGGACAGCGCGGCACTGTGGGCCGGTCACACCGAGGGCGAGCTGTCCATCCACACCATTGGCGCCACCATCGGCACCCACGTGGGCCCCGGCGCCGTAGCCGTAGCCTTCTTCCGCCCCGCCAACTAG
- a CDS encoding MGMT family protein, producing the protein MASEGFFERVYEVVEQIPEGMVATYGQVALLAGRPRSARYVGYALHSNPRPGEIPCHRVVFADGHICEGFAFGGPDAQRELLLGEGVAFKDDMHVDLAACRWPAGL; encoded by the coding sequence ATGGCGTCTGAGGGCTTTTTTGAACGGGTGTACGAGGTGGTCGAGCAGATCCCCGAGGGGATGGTCGCCACGTATGGCCAGGTGGCGCTGCTTGCCGGTCGTCCACGAAGTGCGCGGTACGTGGGGTATGCCCTGCATAGTAATCCGCGCCCCGGCGAGATTCCCTGTCACCGCGTGGTGTTTGCCGACGGGCACATATGCGAGGGCTTCGCTTTTGGCGGTCCCGATGCTCAACGTGAGCTTTTGCTAGGGGAAGGTGTGGCGTTTAAGGACGACATGCACGTCGACTTGGCCGCCTGTCGCTGGCCTGCCGGGCTCTAG
- the trpS gene encoding tryptophan--tRNA ligase, translated as MPNENSYEVALQKSNAIREGLTKTPEKFTMLTGDRPTGRLHLGHYFGTLKGRVELQNMGAKTNVLIADYQVITDRDTTEHIQDNVYNMVMDYLACGIDPDKTMIYAHSAVPAANQLMLPFLSLVSEAELARNPTVKAEMEASGHELTGLLLTYPVHQACDILFCKGNVVPVGRDQLPHIELTRTIARRFNNRYGKVFPEVDALLSETPLLPGLDGRKMSKSYGNAINISMTAEETAKRIKKSQTDSERMITFDPENRPGVSGLLSTAAICTGRSEVEIAEEIGMGGSGQLKKYVTEAVNEYFAPIRERRQRYENDLDYVKDVLHEGNRRANEIADQTLAEVQDAMGMVY; from the coding sequence ATGCCAAACGAGAACAGCTACGAAGTCGCGCTGCAAAAGAGCAACGCCATTCGCGAGGGCCTGACCAAGACGCCCGAGAAGTTCACCATGCTCACCGGCGACCGCCCCACCGGCCGTCTGCACCTGGGCCACTACTTCGGCACCCTCAAGGGCCGTGTTGAGCTGCAGAACATGGGCGCCAAGACCAACGTGCTCATCGCCGACTACCAGGTCATCACTGACCGCGACACGACCGAGCACATCCAGGACAACGTGTACAACATGGTCATGGACTACCTTGCCTGCGGTATCGATCCCGACAAGACCATGATCTACGCGCACTCCGCCGTGCCCGCCGCCAACCAGCTCATGCTGCCGTTCCTGTCGCTGGTGTCCGAGGCCGAGCTGGCGCGCAACCCCACCGTCAAGGCCGAGATGGAGGCCTCGGGCCATGAGCTTACCGGCCTTCTGCTCACCTACCCGGTGCATCAGGCCTGCGACATCCTGTTCTGCAAGGGCAACGTGGTGCCCGTCGGTCGTGACCAGCTGCCGCACATCGAGCTCACCCGCACCATCGCCCGCCGCTTTAACAACCGCTACGGCAAGGTGTTCCCCGAGGTCGACGCGCTGCTGTCCGAGACCCCGCTGCTGCCCGGCCTGGACGGCCGCAAGATGAGCAAGAGCTACGGCAACGCCATCAACATCTCGATGACCGCCGAGGAAACGGCCAAGCGCATCAAAAAGAGCCAGACCGACTCCGAGCGCATGATCACGTTCGATCCCGAGAACCGCCCCGGCGTGTCCGGTTTGCTTTCGACGGCCGCCATCTGCACCGGTCGCTCCGAGGTCGAGATTGCCGAGGAGATCGGCATGGGCGGCTCCGGCCAGCTCAAGAAGTACGTGACCGAGGCCGTCAACGAGTACTTCGCACCGATCCGCGAGCGTCGCCAGCGCTACGAGAACGATCTGGACTATGTGAAGGACGTCCTGCACGAGGGCAACCGTCGCGCCAACGAGATCGCCGATCAGACCCTGGCAGAGGTTCAGGACGCCATGGGCATGGTGTACTAG
- a CDS encoding undecaprenyl/decaprenyl-phosphate alpha-N-acetylglucosaminyl 1-phosphate transferase, translating into MASSPSYIPYLCVAAAAFITTFLAVPLVKRLAIKLDAVDYPSKRRINTKPIPRLGGTAVFLGLVVACIVQILGTWYLGWPPVLVPHPRLHISYPMLALSFTVIFATGAIDDVFQLTPKQKLAGQVLAALIACMGGLKIGVIVNPFAPGEIMLGWLAYPITVIYLVAFTNIINLIDGLDGLATGICGIASFTMFSMAVLSGRIDAAALSIALFGACLAFLRYNFNPASIFLGDSGSLLLGFALGSISLLNVSRTAALTSLIIPLIVAGVPIIDTFSAIVRRKRAHISIGQADKGHIHHRLIQEGYNQKQAVLLIYAWCIMLSAGAAAINQVEVPMRVLIFTVLAIGSAAFAKHLHLFEPVLRHHYNKRTHEDELVTPDDPAFKQEEQAAEERKEERHHKL; encoded by the coding sequence ATGGCTTCATCCCCGAGCTACATACCGTACCTATGCGTGGCAGCGGCGGCTTTTATCACGACCTTCCTCGCGGTGCCCCTGGTCAAGCGCTTGGCAATTAAGCTCGATGCCGTCGACTATCCTTCTAAGCGCCGCATCAACACCAAGCCCATCCCGCGTTTGGGCGGAACGGCGGTGTTTTTGGGCCTGGTCGTTGCCTGCATTGTGCAAATCCTAGGCACCTGGTACCTAGGCTGGCCACCCGTCCTGGTGCCGCACCCGCGCCTTCACATTAGCTATCCCATGCTGGCGCTCTCCTTTACCGTCATCTTTGCGACCGGCGCTATCGACGACGTCTTCCAGCTCACGCCCAAGCAAAAGCTGGCCGGACAGGTCCTCGCCGCGCTTATCGCCTGCATGGGCGGCCTAAAAATCGGCGTCATCGTCAACCCGTTTGCTCCCGGCGAGATCATGCTCGGATGGCTCGCCTACCCCATCACCGTAATCTATCTGGTGGCATTCACCAACATCATTAACCTCATCGACGGCCTCGACGGCTTGGCCACGGGCATCTGCGGCATCGCCTCGTTCACCATGTTTTCGATGGCCGTTCTCTCGGGCCGCATCGACGCCGCCGCGCTCTCCATTGCGCTCTTTGGCGCCTGTCTGGCCTTTTTGCGCTACAACTTCAACCCCGCAAGCATCTTCTTGGGCGACTCGGGGTCGCTGCTTCTGGGCTTTGCGCTGGGCTCCATCTCGCTGCTCAACGTGAGCCGCACCGCCGCACTCACCTCGCTTATCATCCCGCTCATCGTTGCCGGCGTGCCTATCATCGACACGTTTAGCGCCATCGTGCGCCGCAAGCGCGCCCACATTAGCATCGGGCAGGCCGACAAGGGCCACATCCACCACCGCCTGATCCAAGAAGGCTACAACCAAAAACAGGCTGTGCTGCTCATCTATGCCTGGTGCATTATGCTTTCGGCCGGCGCCGCCGCCATCAATCAGGTCGAGGTGCCCATGCGCGTGCTCATCTTTACCGTGCTTGCCATTGGCTCGGCGGCCTTTGCCAAGCACCTGCACCTGTTTGAACCCGTGCTGCGCCACCATTACAACAAGCGCACGCACGAGGACGAACTGGTCACCCCCGACGACCCCGCCTTTAAGCAGGAGGAGCAGGCAGCCGAGGAGCGCAAAGAAGAGCGCCACCACAAGCTCTAG
- a CDS encoding radical SAM protein: MPTSLTELFSPACHLCPRRCGAARDEGAHGVCGANDTLKVARAALHMWEEPPISGEAGSGAIFFSGCSLKCTYCQNHEISTGNFGLEISPERLVEIMLELQDQGANNINLVTATHYAHLLPAVIAAARARGLVIPIVYNTSGYERASAVAALGDLVDVWLTDFKYANAGLAQSLSHIKDYPRVAVSGLAQMAREIERRGGEMVDEGGLMKRGMIVRHLVLPGHADDSCRVLDLVWQTVGDVPISVMNQYTPNALMREQGGELARAVTREEYEQVLDHADDLGFTTMFWQEGGAVDESFTPAFDTTGVLTSAK, encoded by the coding sequence ATGCCGACGTCGTTGACCGAACTTTTTTCGCCCGCCTGCCATTTGTGTCCGCGCCGTTGCGGTGCGGCGCGCGATGAGGGCGCGCACGGCGTCTGCGGTGCTAACGACACGCTCAAGGTGGCCCGCGCCGCGCTTCATATGTGGGAGGAGCCGCCTATCTCGGGCGAGGCCGGTTCGGGCGCGATCTTCTTTAGCGGTTGCTCGCTTAAATGTACCTACTGCCAGAACCACGAGATCTCGACCGGCAATTTTGGCCTTGAGATTTCGCCTGAGCGCCTGGTCGAGATTATGCTGGAACTGCAGGACCAGGGTGCCAACAACATCAATTTGGTGACGGCGACGCACTATGCGCACCTGTTGCCTGCCGTGATTGCCGCGGCACGGGCGCGCGGACTGGTTATCCCGATCGTCTACAACACGAGTGGTTACGAGCGCGCGAGTGCCGTGGCGGCGCTGGGCGACCTGGTCGATGTGTGGCTTACCGACTTTAAATATGCCAATGCCGGGCTTGCGCAGTCGCTCTCTCATATAAAGGACTACCCACGTGTGGCCGTGTCAGGCCTGGCTCAGATGGCGCGCGAGATCGAGCGCCGCGGGGGAGAGATGGTGGATGAGGGCGGGCTCATGAAGCGCGGCATGATTGTGCGCCATCTGGTACTGCCGGGACATGCAGACGATTCGTGTCGCGTGCTGGACCTGGTGTGGCAGACGGTGGGCGACGTGCCGATCTCGGTCATGAACCAGTACACGCCCAATGCGCTCATGCGCGAGCAGGGCGGCGAGTTGGCGCGCGCCGTGACGCGCGAGGAGTACGAGCAGGTGCTCGACCATGCCGACGACCTGGGCTTTACGACAATGTTCTGGCAAGAGGGCGGCGCGGTAGACGAGAGCTTCACCCCCGCCTTCGACACCACCGGCGTCCTCACCAGCGCAAAGTAG
- a CDS encoding nicotinate phosphoribosyltransferase codes for MALTDISHPTDIAMLTDLYELTMAQGLWESGKANEQGCFTAFYRDHPFGSAYAVMCGTAELPELVENLRFTPEDIDYLASLEAPAGGAMFKSAFLDYLRDFRAHVNIDAVPEGELVFPREPMVRVTGPALECQLLETALLNIVGFQTLVATKTARVVLAADGRPVAEFGLRRAQGPDGGLAVARASYVAGCSSTSNVLAGRRYGIPVFGTHAHSWVMSFDSELEAFRAFAKSSPKNCTLLIDTYDVREGCEHAITVAKEMEAVGERLSAIRIDSGDLAKLSKYVRGRFDAEGLPYVGISVSNDLDEYTIQSLLDQGAPIDSFGVGTKLATCYDQPALGGVYKLSARRASEADPWTPVVKLSEQPYKRTIPGVQRVRRYYDGFGGPVCDMIYDEDHLAGEGAARGNTLVAVNDAALVTDVSELEYRELLVPIVRDGSAVAPRESIQDARERCVWALDHLDAAFKRFLYPQTYVVGMEQGLAQVRDELVRKNMAAASAFPWAK; via the coding sequence ATGGCTTTGACCGACATCTCGCATCCCACCGACATTGCAATGCTCACCGATCTGTACGAGCTCACTATGGCCCAGGGCCTGTGGGAGAGCGGCAAGGCCAATGAGCAGGGTTGTTTTACCGCGTTTTACCGCGACCATCCCTTTGGCAGCGCCTATGCCGTCATGTGCGGCACCGCCGAGCTGCCCGAGCTCGTCGAGAACCTGCGCTTTACGCCCGAGGATATCGACTACCTCGCCTCGCTTGAGGCCCCTGCCGGCGGCGCGATGTTCAAGTCCGCATTCCTCGACTACCTGCGCGATTTTCGTGCGCATGTAAATATCGACGCCGTCCCCGAGGGCGAGCTCGTCTTTCCGCGCGAGCCCATGGTGCGCGTCACCGGTCCTGCGCTCGAGTGCCAGCTGCTTGAGACGGCGCTGCTCAACATCGTCGGGTTCCAGACGCTTGTCGCCACCAAGACGGCGCGCGTGGTGCTCGCCGCCGACGGTCGCCCCGTGGCGGAGTTTGGCCTGCGCCGCGCCCAGGGTCCCGATGGCGGCCTGGCCGTTGCGCGCGCGAGCTACGTTGCCGGCTGCTCCTCTACGTCCAATGTGCTCGCCGGCCGCCGCTATGGTATTCCCGTCTTTGGCACGCATGCGCACAGCTGGGTGATGAGCTTCGATTCCGAGCTCGAGGCCTTCCGCGCCTTTGCCAAGTCGAGCCCCAAGAACTGTACGCTGCTCATCGACACCTATGACGTGCGCGAGGGCTGCGAGCATGCCATTACGGTTGCCAAGGAGATGGAGGCGGTGGGCGAGCGTCTGTCGGCTATTCGCATCGACTCCGGCGACCTCGCCAAGCTCTCCAAGTATGTTCGCGGCCGTTTTGATGCCGAGGGCCTGCCCTATGTGGGGATCTCGGTTTCCAACGATCTTGACGAGTACACGATTCAGTCGCTGCTGGACCAGGGCGCGCCCATCGATAGCTTTGGCGTGGGTACCAAGCTCGCGACCTGCTATGACCAGCCGGCGCTGGGTGGCGTGTACAAGCTTTCCGCCCGCCGTGCGAGCGAGGCAGATCCATGGACGCCGGTGGTCAAGCTCTCCGAGCAGCCCTACAAGCGCACGATCCCGGGCGTGCAGCGCGTGCGCCGTTATTACGACGGCTTTGGCGGCCCGGTCTGCGACATGATCTACGACGAGGACCATCTGGCGGGGGAGGGCGCCGCGCGCGGCAATACCCTCGTGGCCGTGAATGATGCCGCCCTGGTGACCGATGTGTCGGAGCTTGAGTATCGCGAGCTGCTGGTGCCGATCGTGCGCGATGGCAGTGCAGTGGCTCCGCGTGAGAGCATCCAGGACGCGCGCGAGCGCTGTGTTTGGGCGCTCGATCATCTGGACGCAGCTTTCAAGCGCTTCCTGTACCCGCAGACCTATGTGGTGGGCATGGAGCAGGGCCTGGCTCAGGTACGCGACGAGCTCGTGCGCAAGAACATGGCCGCGGCCTCTGCCTTTCCCTGGGCAAAATGA
- the proB gene encoding glutamate 5-kinase, with protein sequence MTTSYKTMVVKIGSSTVVGADGKVNRTFIGGLADQAAALRKLGWRLVVVSSGAIACGYPVLGFDRKPVGDLPSLQACASAGQCIISSAYDEEFHARNLLTSLVLLTRHDTARRTSYLHARDALLRLVELGVVPVVNENDTVTVDEIKFGDNDTLAALVSCLVSADLCVTLSDIDGLYTANPHEDPTAEFVPVVHKIDAKIIASAGDSSTSVGTGGMITKIRASRILMTAGIQSVICSGEEPDALVRLARGESVGTLFDPPAERLDIAPRKLWIALGDKAHGSVTVDDGAAKALVSRGSSLLAVGIREVDGQFAEGDVLDVCDPSGMVVARGIAEADSDVLELAAGRRQDQIASNRLLANLAEKPAIHRDNLIVFA encoded by the coding sequence ATGACGACTTCTTATAAAACGATGGTGGTAAAGATCGGTTCGTCCACGGTGGTGGGCGCCGACGGCAAGGTCAACCGCACCTTTATCGGCGGGCTTGCCGATCAGGCCGCAGCCCTGCGCAAGCTCGGCTGGCGCCTGGTCGTGGTGAGCTCGGGCGCTATCGCCTGCGGCTATCCCGTGTTGGGCTTCGACCGCAAGCCGGTCGGCGACCTGCCGAGCCTGCAGGCCTGCGCCTCGGCTGGTCAGTGCATCATCTCGTCGGCCTACGACGAGGAATTCCATGCACGGAATCTGCTCACCTCGCTCGTGCTGCTCACGCGTCACGACACGGCGCGTCGCACGTCCTACCTGCACGCGCGCGACGCCCTGCTGCGCCTGGTGGAGCTGGGCGTGGTGCCGGTCGTCAACGAGAACGACACCGTTACCGTCGACGAGATCAAGTTTGGCGACAACGACACACTGGCGGCGCTTGTGAGCTGCCTGGTTTCTGCCGATCTGTGCGTGACGCTCTCGGACATCGATGGCCTCTATACTGCCAATCCGCATGAGGACCCCACGGCCGAGTTTGTTCCTGTCGTGCATAAGATCGATGCCAAGATTATTGCCTCGGCGGGCGATTCTTCCACATCGGTGGGCACGGGCGGCATGATTACCAAGATTCGCGCGAGCCGCATCCTGATGACGGCGGGCATTCAGAGCGTGATTTGCTCGGGCGAGGAGCCCGATGCGCTCGTGCGCCTCGCCCGCGGCGAGAGCGTGGGCACGCTGTTCGATCCGCCGGCGGAGCGTCTGGACATCGCACCCCGCAAGCTGTGGATCGCACTGGGCGACAAGGCGCATGGCTCGGTGACGGTCGATGATGGTGCTGCGAAGGCGCTGGTCAGCCGTGGTTCTTCCCTGCTTGCGGTGGGTATTCGCGAGGTCGATGGCCAGTTTGCCGAGGGCGATGTGCTCGACGTGTGCGACCCGAGCGGTATGGTTGTCGCCCGCGGTATCGCCGAGGCCGATTCGGACGTGCTGGAACTTGCTGCCGGTCGCCGCCAGGACCAGATCGCCAGCAACCGCCTGCTCGCTAACCTGGCCGAGAAGCCGGCGATACACAGGGATAATTTAATCGTCTTCGCATAA
- a CDS encoding alpha/beta hydrolase yields MVADLRMASPAAVELVNPKHRNERKYRMALITSYNVPGLYVEDHSIDVPLDWRGLEPMLLAVGNTMRRGAMPAPIAGAPESIKLFYRVVCAPDRINDDLPLLLFLQGGPGGESPRPLSPTSDGWIEEAVKHFRVVLPDQRGTGRSSCVDGRTIAALGERATAAGSDAARSQADFLKRHLVSSIVRDFEYLRLVGFGGKPWVTLGQSYGGFLTLSYLSLFPEGVAASFTCGGIPHVPASASEVYAHTFPRMAAKTQQYYDRYPADVERVAALADALEAQKPVLPDGSPMTVERLQLMGSDFGMKPSFERMHWIIDHAFVDGDGTLSCGSSVSDGFLMRAFERTNTRTNPLYWTLQEFIYADGDTMPIRWAAAEEKAHRAEFDTLARPLMFTGEAMFPWMFEQMPELKPFKPAMDLLMEDTSWDKIYDSQRLACNEVPLQAAVYFDDMYVDSGLQLDTLSRVGNSHAWVTNEFEHDGLHGSVVFKHLFNEALNRGDLRQIF; encoded by the coding sequence ATGGTAGCCGATTTGCGCATGGCCTCGCCCGCGGCGGTAGAATTGGTCAACCCGAAACACCGCAACGAACGGAAGTACCGCATGGCCCTCATCACTTCATACAACGTCCCCGGCCTCTATGTCGAGGACCACAGCATCGACGTCCCCCTTGACTGGCGCGGCCTGGAGCCGATGCTCCTGGCCGTCGGCAACACCATGCGCCGCGGCGCTATGCCGGCACCAATCGCCGGCGCGCCCGAGAGCATCAAGCTCTTCTACCGCGTGGTTTGCGCGCCCGACCGCATCAACGACGATCTGCCGCTGCTCCTGTTTTTGCAGGGCGGCCCTGGTGGCGAGAGCCCGCGTCCGCTCTCACCCACGAGCGACGGCTGGATTGAGGAAGCCGTCAAACACTTCCGCGTGGTCCTTCCCGACCAGCGCGGCACGGGGCGCAGCAGCTGTGTAGACGGGCGTACGATCGCGGCTCTGGGCGAGCGCGCGACGGCGGCCGGCTCCGATGCCGCACGCTCGCAGGCGGACTTCCTCAAGCGCCACCTCGTCAGCTCCATCGTGCGCGATTTTGAGTACCTGCGCCTGGTGGGCTTTGGCGGTAAGCCCTGGGTCACGCTCGGCCAGAGCTACGGCGGCTTTTTGACGCTGAGTTATCTGTCGCTCTTCCCCGAGGGCGTGGCGGCGAGCTTTACCTGCGGCGGCATCCCCCACGTGCCGGCGAGCGCCAGCGAGGTCTACGCGCACACCTTCCCGCGCATGGCCGCCAAGACGCAGCAGTATTACGACCGCTACCCCGCCGACGTCGAGCGCGTGGCAGCCCTGGCCGATGCGCTCGAGGCACAGAAGCCCGTGCTGCCCGACGGCTCGCCGATGACGGTCGAGCGCCTACAGCTCATGGGCAGCGACTTTGGTATGAAGCCGAGCTTTGAGCGCATGCACTGGATTATCGACCACGCGTTTGTTGATGGCGATGGCACGCTGAGCTGCGGCTCCTCGGTATCCGACGGCTTTTTGATGCGCGCATTCGAGCGCACCAACACACGCACGAATCCGCTGTACTGGACGCTGCAGGAGTTCATCTACGCCGACGGCGACACCATGCCCATTCGCTGGGCCGCGGCAGAGGAAAAGGCACACCGCGCCGAGTTCGACACGCTCGCGCGCCCGCTCATGTTTACCGGCGAGGCCATGTTCCCGTGGATGTTTGAGCAGATGCCCGAGCTCAAGCCCTTCAAGCCCGCCATGGACCTGCTGATGGAAGACACCAGCTGGGACAAGATCTACGACTCGCAGCGCCTGGCCTGCAACGAAGTGCCACTCCAGGCCGCCGTGTACTTCGATGACATGTACGTGGATTCGGGTCTGCAGCTCGACACGCTCAGTCGCGTGGGCAACTCGCATGCCTGGGTGACGAACGAGTTTGAACACGATGGCCTGCACGGCAGCGTGGTGTTCAAGCACCTCTTCAACGAAGCCCTCAACCGAGGAGACCTGCGCCAGATCTTCTAG